From Acinetobacter suaedae, one genomic window encodes:
- the lldD gene encoding FMN-dependent L-lactate dehydrogenase LldD translates to MIISSGNDYRAAAQRRLPPFLFHYIDGGAYSEYTLKRNVQDLSEIALRQRVLNDMSALSLETKLFNETLSMPVALAPVGLTGMYARRGEVQAAVAADKKGIPFTLSTVSVCPIEEVVPAIQRPMWFQLYVLRDRGFMRNALERAKAAGCSTLVFTVDMPVPGARYRDAHSGMSGPNAAMRRYLQSMFHPHWAWNVGMCGRPHDLGNISKYLGKPTGLEDYIGWLGSNFDPSISWKDLEWIREFWDGPMVIKGILDPEDAKDAVRFGADGIVVSNHGGRQLDGVMSSARALPAIADAVKGDLAILADSGIRNGLDVVRMLALGADTVLLGRAFVYALAAAGGQGVSNLLDLIDKEMRVAMTLTGAKSIQEINRDCLVQASKLGVSLAEQA, encoded by the coding sequence ATGATTATTTCTTCTGGCAATGATTATCGTGCTGCGGCACAACGTCGTTTACCGCCCTTTTTATTTCACTATATCGACGGTGGTGCCTATTCGGAATATACCTTAAAACGCAATGTACAAGATCTTTCGGAGATTGCTTTGCGCCAACGAGTGCTGAATGACATGTCAGCCTTGAGTCTGGAAACCAAACTGTTTAATGAAACATTATCAATGCCAGTGGCTTTGGCACCTGTCGGTTTAACCGGCATGTATGCACGTCGAGGTGAAGTTCAGGCAGCTGTGGCAGCGGATAAAAAGGGTATTCCATTTACGCTCTCAACAGTCTCGGTCTGTCCGATTGAAGAAGTGGTACCAGCGATTCAGCGTCCAATGTGGTTTCAGCTTTATGTATTGCGTGACCGTGGTTTTATGCGTAATGCCTTGGAACGTGCCAAAGCCGCAGGTTGTTCGACTTTGGTGTTTACGGTGGATATGCCAGTGCCGGGTGCACGCTATCGTGATGCCCATTCAGGCATGAGTGGGCCAAATGCGGCGATGCGTCGTTATTTGCAATCGATGTTTCATCCGCATTGGGCATGGAATGTGGGGATGTGTGGTCGTCCACATGACTTAGGCAATATCTCAAAATATTTAGGTAAACCGACAGGGCTTGAGGATTATATTGGCTGGTTAGGCTCTAACTTTGATCCATCGATTTCATGGAAAGACCTCGAGTGGATTCGTGAGTTTTGGGATGGCCCAATGGTCATTAAAGGGATTCTGGATCCTGAAGATGCTAAAGATGCTGTGCGTTTTGGTGCAGATGGCATTGTGGTGTCGAATCATGGTGGTCGTCAGCTGGATGGTGTGATGTCTTCTGCGCGTGCTTTGCCTGCGATTGCTGATGCCGTCAAAGGTGATTTAGCGATTTTGGCAGACTCTGGCATTCGTAATGGTTTAGATGTGGTGCGGATGTTAGCCCTAGGTGCAGATACGGTGTTATTGGGCCGTGCTTTTGTGTATGCCTTGGCGGCAGCAGGCGGGCAAGGGGTGTCGAATTTACTGGATTTGATTGATAAGGAAATGCGGGTGGCAATGACGTTGACGGGTGCTAAGTCGATTCAGGAGATTAATAGGGATTGTTTGGTACAGGCAAGTAAATTGGGTGTGTCACTGGCAGAACAGGCGTAG
- the dld gene encoding D-lactate dehydrogenase has protein sequence MQTFSPKVVIDRLQQIVGRQHVLSDDQSTRQYRQGRRFGEGKVFAVVIPGTLLEQWKVLQAAIEADCIVIMQAANTGLTGGSTPYGDDYDRPVLVMSTRRLKGIQVIHEGKQVICLPGATLDNLEHVLKGYDREPHSVIGSSCIGASVLGGVCNNSGGALVRRGPAYTELALYAQVNSAGQLELVNHLGVNLGTTPEEILTRLEQQHYQVTDILDDPDKQASDQRYAHDVTQVDEDTPARFNADPSRLFEASGSAGKVCVFAVRLDTYEKVESSVFYIGSNDADDLTAIRRYLLTSLPSLPIAGEYIHRDAYHIGEKYGKDTFLFIEKFGTAYVPKAFALKDKVDGFLERLKITGLTDHILQVMTSLLPSHLPKRMTEYRDRYEHHLMLRVENNCKAQTEQFLQHYFAVHASGNFFLCDAEEGRKAFLHRFAVAGAAIRYRDTHRDEVEDIVALDIALRRNDHEWVEQLPAEMEQQIIHKLYYGHFFCHVFHQDYILKKGNDPLEMEHQMWKLLDVRRAEYPAEHNVGHLYIAKPALANFYQKLDPNNCFNVGIGQTSKLKYWGKLKS, from the coding sequence ATGCAAACATTTTCTCCCAAAGTGGTGATTGACCGTTTACAGCAGATTGTTGGGCGGCAACATGTGTTGAGTGATGATCAAAGTACCCGCCAGTATCGTCAAGGTCGCCGTTTTGGGGAGGGCAAAGTCTTTGCTGTGGTCATTCCTGGTACTTTGTTGGAACAATGGAAAGTGCTGCAAGCTGCTATCGAAGCAGATTGTATTGTGATTATGCAAGCTGCCAATACGGGGCTGACCGGCGGTTCAACACCGTATGGCGATGATTATGACCGTCCGGTGTTGGTGATGAGTACGCGCCGTTTAAAGGGCATTCAGGTCATCCATGAGGGTAAGCAGGTAATTTGCTTACCGGGTGCTACGTTGGACAATCTAGAACATGTGCTCAAAGGTTATGATCGGGAGCCGCATTCGGTGATCGGTTCTTCCTGTATTGGCGCATCGGTGCTGGGTGGTGTCTGTAATAACTCTGGCGGTGCCTTGGTACGTCGAGGCCCTGCCTATACAGAACTGGCGCTGTATGCACAGGTTAATTCTGCTGGCCAATTAGAACTGGTGAATCACTTAGGGGTGAATTTAGGCACAACTCCTGAGGAGATCCTGACCCGTTTAGAGCAGCAGCACTATCAGGTGACAGATATTTTAGACGATCCCGATAAACAGGCATCCGATCAGCGTTATGCACACGATGTGACTCAAGTTGATGAAGATACGCCAGCGCGTTTTAACGCAGACCCATCACGTCTGTTTGAAGCCTCGGGCTCGGCAGGTAAAGTCTGTGTGTTTGCGGTACGTCTCGATACCTATGAAAAAGTAGAAAGTAGTGTATTTTATATTGGATCGAACGATGCTGATGATCTGACTGCAATTCGCCGTTATTTACTGACCTCATTGCCCAGTTTGCCGATTGCAGGGGAATATATTCACCGCGATGCCTATCATATTGGCGAAAAATATGGGAAAGACACTTTCCTGTTTATTGAAAAATTTGGCACAGCCTATGTACCGAAAGCCTTTGCACTCAAGGATAAGGTCGATGGCTTCTTAGAAAGGTTGAAGATCACAGGATTGACTGATCATATTTTACAAGTGATGACTTCCTTGTTGCCGAGTCATTTACCCAAGCGCATGACCGAGTATCGAGATCGCTACGAGCATCACCTGATGTTGCGAGTCGAAAACAATTGCAAAGCACAGACCGAGCAATTTTTACAACACTATTTTGCAGTACATGCCTCAGGCAACTTCTTTCTTTGTGATGCGGAGGAAGGACGTAAAGCCTTTTTACATCGTTTTGCGGTGGCCGGTGCAGCGATTCGTTATCGTGATACCCATCGAGATGAAGTCGAAGACATTGTGGCACTAGATATTGCATTGCGCCGTAATGATCATGAATGGGTCGAGCAATTGCCTGCGGAGATGGAACAGCAGATTATTCATAAACTTTATTATGGACACTTTTTTTGTCATGTTTTCCATCAGGACTATATTCTTAAAAAGGGCAATGATCCATTGGAAATGGAACATCAAATGTGGAAATTACTGGATGTACGTCGTGCGGAATATCCTGCTGAGCACAATGTCGGGCATTTGTATATTGCCAAGCCTGCATTGGCAAATTTCTATCAAAAGCTTGATCCGAATAATTGTTTTAATGTCGGGATTGGTCAGACTTCAAAATTAAAATATTGGGGTAAGCTAAAGTCCTAG
- the lldR gene encoding transcriptional regulator LldR has protein sequence MRISDQVVMKLQALIEQRQMKKGDRLPAERQLAISLGVSRPSLREAIQQLNSQGVLSSRRGDGTYIQQLPEQWPQQLIVNPISHLIEEDPLYRFDVQEARLLLEGGTAWYAALRSTPEDRAKIHHYFDEISRYQNAGDSAQAAVADAEFHLAIAEASHNIVLIQMMRSLFDLLQYNVLLGRKKVYNDPVNGDLLSEQHFQVMDAIDRKDPEAARRAVCGHIEFVINHVRALDEDEARQKRATRLPRVDSK, from the coding sequence ATGAGAATCTCCGATCAAGTGGTCATGAAATTACAGGCACTCATTGAGCAGCGCCAAATGAAAAAAGGTGATCGTTTGCCAGCCGAGCGCCAGCTTGCGATCAGTTTGGGGGTGTCTCGTCCGTCCTTACGTGAAGCGATCCAACAGTTAAATAGTCAAGGCGTGCTCAGTAGTCGTCGTGGTGATGGCACCTATATTCAGCAATTGCCAGAGCAGTGGCCACAACAATTGATTGTGAATCCAATCAGTCATTTGATTGAAGAAGATCCGCTGTACCGTTTTGATGTGCAGGAGGCGAGGTTGTTGTTGGAAGGTGGAACTGCATGGTATGCGGCACTACGTTCGACACCAGAAGATCGCGCCAAAATCCATCATTATTTTGATGAGATTAGTCGTTATCAAAATGCAGGCGATTCAGCTCAGGCGGCAGTGGCGGATGCTGAGTTCCACTTAGCGATTGCCGAGGCCTCACACAATATTGTGCTGATCCAGATGATGCGTAGTCTGTTTGACTTATTGCAATACAACGTCTTACTGGGACGCAAGAAAGTTTATAACGATCCTGTGAATGGTGACTTATTGAGTGAGCAGCATTTTCAGGTGATGGATGCGATTGATCGTAAAGATCCAGAGGCTGCACGCCGAGCGGTGTGTGGTCATATTGAATTTGTGATTAATCATGTACGTGCTCTGGACGAAGATGAAGCTCGTCAGAAACGTGCAACACGTTTACCAAGAGTTGATTCAAAATGA